The following proteins are co-located in the Leptospira weilii genome:
- a CDS encoding LIC_11026 family protein has product METFKRHFQKYRRFYFSLLSLLIIYKLVFNRFTGQFILSRSLQGFIRGSASFTVTKFSLLYGISFENVLLKSDSSFEERPVLSVKELELSYNLPLIFLGRVKLSKIAVIGLRIDLRQKGGEWNLAKLFPSSPSSPPEKETLSAPLEEISTFVPVSAYFNFELKDIFVHVVAESGDSSYKAGLDGFNLAFELDTIRFRKIPLNVRILQLIEAIRFQMNPEKTVRIYFEDDSKSLDQPFKLGLELSRDAGGMIVSKADIGSDSIPVRIRNRLLAPFGFGLKYEIGYLEKEDKLKLKSLEFKVGQDVWLSGEGEIAGVSSKERNVQFAVRKSSIRLKPLSDFLSTIPGIPKMRLDGELRLAPITISGKDTRLKVAADLSAKDLLISMGGKNHRIPELKLVADSILHPLTEEPPNVYKPIPVLENLELRELLVTYNGIRLAATGNVVRGSQVDLDLAVQNLNLTDYMKTLDGILGLRMKIEGTFHSLNVNGMAQLAGFRFPMGRGKSSPIPVNLDLKTRIQFGKPFVPNLVRLDSLSLSTKGAEGKESLMISSVGSLYLTKGFRMDLTSLVIRTELDRLTPTLPFSLRESLVPVRNNLGNKIALKGEVDYSLVEGDQSVFGKFLFDLPGIQVRDLKTDLDVKIAKDSSIRLSKFDLSVFESKFKMDVDGNLRKASESEEGVFGDFIPDLKGNIVLKSPKAAYLFKGISFEGLFSIQFRLKNSIANGNLISKNSNFGYANAFCPGEDCKLYQIEGLNAEFPFVHDLSVKTTRNLIDGNKEKFIKTYGRIPSPNFTIKQIVGTHPSISGIPFDYVKPKNDQPGLSARIDYSENFLKLEYLKVFTLDGLVNGKDILVNVGEGNPEKMEFSAVLQVKDIDLKQLLPPKRRSKIDDGKIKADLNVSGRNLADPIPNVNLFFSVFQIGGDFAKSAVNIFTPSNLFTDFIYNSYAVDKIEVELSKGLVYAVIQFKRSVLNTIINLENSQISQQRMPLANFLKRARSEIDTYQ; this is encoded by the coding sequence GTGGAAACTTTCAAACGTCATTTCCAGAAGTACAGGCGATTTTATTTTTCTCTACTTAGTCTATTAATTATTTACAAACTGGTTTTTAACCGATTTACGGGCCAATTTATTCTCAGCAGGTCTTTGCAAGGTTTTATACGAGGGAGCGCTAGTTTTACCGTGACGAAGTTTTCGCTTCTTTACGGAATTTCCTTCGAGAACGTACTTTTAAAATCCGATTCCTCCTTCGAAGAACGTCCGGTTCTTTCCGTAAAGGAACTCGAGTTGTCTTACAATCTACCCTTGATTTTTTTAGGAAGAGTCAAACTTTCTAAGATCGCGGTTATAGGGTTGCGGATCGATCTCAGACAAAAAGGGGGAGAATGGAATCTCGCAAAACTATTTCCCTCTTCTCCGTCGTCTCCGCCGGAGAAAGAAACATTGTCCGCTCCTTTGGAGGAAATTTCCACATTTGTTCCGGTTAGTGCGTATTTCAATTTCGAACTCAAAGATATTTTTGTACACGTCGTTGCAGAGTCGGGGGACTCTTCCTATAAGGCCGGATTGGACGGATTCAATCTTGCCTTCGAGTTGGACACGATTCGGTTTCGAAAAATTCCGCTGAACGTTCGGATTCTGCAGTTAATCGAAGCGATTCGCTTTCAAATGAATCCTGAAAAAACGGTACGAATTTATTTCGAAGACGATTCGAAATCTTTAGATCAGCCTTTTAAACTCGGATTGGAATTATCTCGTGACGCGGGAGGAATGATCGTTTCGAAAGCGGATATCGGATCGGATTCGATTCCGGTCCGGATTCGGAATCGTTTGCTGGCTCCATTCGGTTTCGGTCTCAAATACGAAATCGGTTATCTGGAAAAAGAAGACAAACTCAAACTCAAATCTCTCGAATTCAAAGTGGGCCAGGACGTTTGGTTGTCGGGTGAGGGGGAAATCGCCGGAGTTTCTTCCAAAGAAAGAAACGTTCAGTTTGCAGTTCGGAAGTCTTCGATTCGTTTAAAACCGCTTTCCGATTTTTTGTCTACGATACCCGGAATTCCCAAGATGAGGCTGGACGGAGAGCTGCGTTTGGCTCCGATTACGATTTCCGGAAAGGATACTCGTCTGAAAGTCGCAGCGGATCTTTCCGCAAAGGATCTTTTGATTTCTATGGGCGGAAAAAATCATAGAATTCCGGAGTTGAAGCTTGTGGCAGATTCTATTCTTCATCCTTTGACGGAAGAACCGCCTAACGTGTATAAGCCGATTCCGGTGCTTGAAAATCTAGAGCTCAGGGAGCTTCTCGTTACCTACAACGGAATTCGATTGGCCGCGACCGGAAACGTCGTTCGCGGTTCCCAAGTCGATTTGGATCTTGCGGTTCAAAATTTAAATCTCACCGATTATATGAAAACTCTGGACGGGATTTTGGGTTTGAGGATGAAGATCGAAGGAACATTCCATTCTTTGAATGTGAATGGGATGGCTCAGCTTGCCGGGTTTCGGTTCCCGATGGGCAGAGGAAAGTCGTCTCCGATTCCTGTAAATCTCGATCTGAAAACTCGGATTCAATTCGGAAAACCTTTCGTTCCGAATTTGGTCCGATTGGATTCTCTTTCACTTTCTACGAAAGGCGCGGAAGGAAAAGAGTCGCTCATGATTTCTTCGGTGGGAAGTTTGTATCTTACAAAGGGCTTTCGGATGGACCTTACCTCCCTCGTGATCCGAACCGAATTGGATCGTTTGACTCCGACCTTGCCGTTTTCTCTTCGGGAAAGTCTCGTTCCCGTAAGAAACAATTTGGGCAATAAGATTGCTTTAAAAGGCGAAGTCGATTATTCCCTTGTGGAAGGCGATCAGTCCGTTTTCGGCAAATTTCTTTTCGATCTTCCTGGAATTCAAGTAAGGGATTTAAAAACGGATTTAGACGTGAAAATCGCAAAAGATTCCTCCATTAGGCTTTCGAAGTTTGATCTGAGCGTATTTGAATCCAAATTTAAGATGGATGTAGATGGAAATTTAAGAAAGGCGTCCGAATCGGAAGAGGGGGTTTTCGGGGATTTTATCCCCGATCTGAAGGGAAATATCGTATTAAAATCTCCGAAGGCAGCCTATCTTTTTAAAGGAATTAGCTTTGAAGGATTGTTCTCGATACAGTTTCGCCTTAAAAATTCGATCGCGAACGGAAATTTAATTTCTAAAAATTCTAACTTCGGTTATGCGAACGCGTTTTGTCCCGGCGAGGATTGTAAACTCTATCAGATCGAAGGTTTGAACGCGGAATTTCCGTTCGTTCACGATCTTTCCGTTAAAACGACTCGTAATCTCATCGATGGAAACAAGGAAAAGTTCATCAAAACCTACGGAAGAATTCCTTCTCCGAACTTTACGATCAAACAAATTGTCGGAACACATCCCTCCATCAGCGGGATTCCGTTCGACTACGTAAAACCGAAAAACGATCAGCCGGGTTTGTCCGCAAGAATCGATTACTCGGAGAACTTTTTAAAATTAGAATATTTGAAAGTGTTTACTCTCGACGGTCTTGTGAACGGAAAAGACATTTTGGTGAACGTGGGCGAGGGAAATCCGGAGAAAATGGAATTCAGCGCTGTGCTTCAGGTTAAGGATATCGATCTGAAACAACTTCTTCCTCCTAAAAGAAGGTCCAAGATCGACGACGGAAAGATCAAGGCGGATCTAAACGTTTCGGGTAGAAATCTTGCTGACCCGATTCCGAACGTAAATCTGTTCTTCAGTGTGTTTCAGATCGGCGGGGATTTCGCCAAAAGTGCGGTGAATATTTTTACGCCTTCGAATCTATTCACGGATTTTATCTACAACAGTTATGCGGTGGACAAGATCGAAGTGGAATTGTCAAAAGGGCTCGTCTATGCCGTCATTCAGTTTAAACGTTCCGTTTTAAATACGATCATCAATTTGGAAAATAGTCAAATTTCGCAACAGAGAATGCCGCTTGCGAATTTTCTAAAAAGAGCAAGATCCGAAATCGATACGTATCAGTAA
- a CDS encoding DUF1318 domain-containing protein, giving the protein MKSRILYQKNIMFLFFVSGSFLTGCIIKSPSITFTQTQTSSEKQMIGEDRILEKDGWLISSVKTSSAGSEVWRKDFSGDNYAEGDKDILMSLKVLAYLAPEVKTWKEEGFLAEGLDGKLRINPAAGYLTKKEAKSRIDSLVALVNEHRGKVIAFRSESGSKTNAKEKSEHLKTHLEQTWYRLVEKGEYYEKSPGKWVRKE; this is encoded by the coding sequence ATGAAAAGCAGAATTCTATATCAGAAAAATATAATGTTTTTATTCTTCGTATCGGGTTCGTTTTTAACGGGTTGTATCATCAAATCCCCTTCCATTACTTTTACCCAAACGCAGACCTCCTCCGAAAAACAAATGATCGGAGAGGATCGAATTTTGGAAAAGGACGGATGGCTGATTTCTTCGGTCAAAACTTCCTCCGCGGGTTCTGAAGTTTGGAGAAAGGATTTTTCGGGCGATAATTACGCCGAAGGAGATAAGGATATTCTAATGTCCTTAAAAGTTCTCGCATACCTGGCTCCGGAAGTCAAGACCTGGAAAGAGGAGGGTTTTTTAGCCGAGGGACTCGACGGAAAACTTAGGATCAATCCGGCCGCGGGATATCTCACCAAAAAGGAAGCGAAGTCTCGGATCGATTCCTTGGTTGCGCTTGTTAACGAACATAGAGGTAAGGTGATCGCCTTTCGTTCCGAATCGGGTTCTAAGACAAACGCGAAAGAAAAATCGGAACACCTAAAAACTCATCTCGAACAGACTTGGTATCGTCTTGTGGAAAAAGGGGAATACTACGAGAAGTCGCCCGGTAAATGGGTGCGTAAGGAATAA
- a CDS encoding STAS domain-containing protein — protein MKIKVTTKNDVHIIKIEGPIKAGNEFELGQKIEEYISKGDVPKFIIDLKKVPFINSAGLGMFLNIYKHIDGLKGRMVFTNLNSDIENLMEITKLASIFEIYKTLEEALESFEY, from the coding sequence ATGAAAATCAAAGTCACCACTAAAAACGACGTCCACATCATTAAGATTGAAGGGCCGATAAAAGCGGGAAATGAGTTCGAGTTAGGTCAGAAAATAGAAGAATATATTTCCAAGGGTGACGTTCCGAAATTTATTATCGATTTAAAAAAAGTTCCTTTTATCAACTCCGCCGGTTTAGGCATGTTTTTGAATATATACAAACATATCGACGGTTTAAAAGGAAGAATGGTTTTTACGAACTTAAATTCCGATATCGAAAACTTAATGGAGATTACGAAACTTGCCAGCATCTTTGAAATTTATAAGACGTTGGAAGAGGCTCTTGAATCTTTCGAATACTAA
- a CDS encoding glycosyltransferase family 2 protein: MAERPPLLSVIIPIYNEEKTIPELTRRLSILHNLLASKHSFKKDDLEILFVNDGSRDESFSVLKKFCSQTDGYKLVNLSRNYGHQTAITAGIDIALGETVVVMDGDLQDPPEFVSDLYGKLLEGYDVVYAKRKKRPGESWFKLSTAHIFYRILKEITKFDIPIDTGDFRIMSRRVTDVLRSMREQHRYIRGLISWIGFKQTGLEYEREERFEGVTKFSLGKMLKFALDGITSFSSAPLKLSSYLGFFTAFCGAIYALYVVYLRIFTSETITGWSSMMIVVLILGGTQLLALGMIGEYLSRVNDESKNRPLYVIEDIYSSASQKRKATAKRKR; the protein is encoded by the coding sequence ATGGCCGAAAGACCTCCTCTCCTTTCCGTAATCATCCCAATCTATAACGAAGAAAAAACGATTCCCGAACTTACGAGAAGATTGAGTATCTTACACAATCTCCTAGCGTCGAAACATTCTTTTAAAAAAGACGACTTGGAAATTCTTTTCGTAAACGACGGTTCGAGAGACGAAAGTTTTTCAGTTCTTAAAAAATTCTGCTCGCAGACGGACGGCTATAAACTCGTAAATCTTTCTAGAAACTACGGACACCAAACCGCTATCACCGCGGGAATAGACATCGCCCTCGGAGAAACCGTAGTAGTAATGGACGGAGATCTTCAAGATCCCCCCGAATTCGTCAGCGATCTATACGGAAAATTACTCGAAGGATACGACGTCGTTTACGCAAAAAGAAAAAAAAGACCGGGAGAATCTTGGTTTAAACTTTCGACCGCGCATATATTTTACAGAATCCTAAAAGAAATCACAAAATTCGATATTCCGATCGATACGGGCGATTTTAGAATCATGAGTCGAAGGGTTACGGACGTTCTCCGCTCGATGAGAGAACAACACCGTTACATTCGAGGGCTCATTTCCTGGATCGGATTCAAACAAACCGGACTCGAATACGAAAGAGAAGAGCGCTTCGAGGGCGTGACTAAATTCTCCCTCGGAAAGATGCTCAAATTCGCGTTAGACGGAATTACTTCCTTTTCCTCTGCTCCTCTCAAACTCTCCTCGTATCTCGGTTTTTTTACCGCGTTCTGCGGAGCGATTTACGCGTTATACGTCGTTTATTTGAGAATTTTCACTTCCGAAACGATCACCGGTTGGAGTTCTATGATGATCGTAGTTCTCATATTAGGCGGAACGCAATTGCTTGCCTTAGGTATGATCGGAGAATACTTGAGTCGCGTAAACGACGAATCCAAAAATAGACCTCTGTATGTGATCGAGGACATTTATTCTTCCGCTTCCCAAAAACGAAAAGCGACGGCCAAGAGAAAACGCTAA
- a CDS encoding LIC_12586 family protein → MRRVRQKLGVFASGDLGRFFGSFFLFLKRNRKIKIVLILFLLAISIHAIVVESVGYYVRNYLLDLRGLKELSRNFINQELGRAVTLGVVEYDFPNAVVFEDFRISSDEDFALNHILFRTNKIQFQLGGLWKGRPFVRGIVVKDSSINIDLEDQISGELISYIQKINIPEIRLMNTTVTIFRGGEEVLNALKGVDIIITKRPEGVTVSVGDSLFPFPYSRFIQGTFETKFNSEESVSIFRFQNVKAEKVRGIYSLFGKIAPGSGKISGEYEILLNGKKISVKGKNRFTNVSGKILQDLPLGLKIPDLKDADLVHEMDLTLDETGEKQIHTFSKEENLFRLTYNVNAKKLATWEVLADWKNIRELKSVFQFPGDLEILEGQLSLKGKWEESGNYGDWIRSNVSLNVLGFHWKDPFFDLRLDRASLDITPGNLLNFNAKGSLFQESIVTRITGKTGWKKSPRANGAFFYPLYNDWKWDLELDRISIKDFLPVYHFWRNWIRTDIKTRQEKLIPEIRWTRTPFYKYLMEYLTFTVRWKLKSFRFKEKNLGRVTLDGRVVPFFSKLDMKGFRGEDQFVEAFANFTFGQDNPYMDLKVKVTEMPWEEPINGFCGSWVVPETITSDTTIRLFGDDFLALHNSLNVQHNVRFNRSRFQDKRSLPLNLREPFDFGYEHNLLPTLSYYRNVFWKNETVDLTGYGAVENNRIRISANGKLNDTFISRRFKEESGECKLESIGDR, encoded by the coding sequence TTGCGCCGAGTTCGGCAAAAGCTCGGCGTTTTTGCTTCCGGCGACCTTGGTCGTTTCTTCGGATCCTTTTTCCTTTTTTTAAAAAGAAACCGAAAAATAAAAATCGTATTGATCTTGTTTCTTTTGGCGATTTCGATCCATGCGATCGTGGTCGAATCCGTCGGTTATTACGTGCGAAATTATCTTTTGGATCTTAGGGGTTTAAAGGAACTTTCCAGAAATTTTATCAATCAGGAACTCGGACGTGCGGTGACTCTCGGAGTTGTGGAATACGATTTTCCGAACGCGGTTGTGTTCGAGGATTTTCGGATTTCTTCCGATGAGGATTTTGCGCTCAATCATATTCTCTTTCGAACCAATAAAATCCAATTCCAGCTCGGCGGACTCTGGAAGGGGCGCCCTTTCGTGCGTGGGATCGTCGTAAAAGATTCTTCGATCAATATCGATTTAGAGGACCAGATTTCTGGAGAACTTATTTCTTATATTCAGAAAATCAATATTCCCGAAATCCGTTTGATGAACACTACGGTTACTATTTTTCGGGGCGGAGAAGAGGTTCTCAATGCTCTTAAGGGGGTCGACATTATCATCACCAAACGACCCGAAGGTGTAACCGTCTCGGTCGGAGATTCCTTATTCCCTTTTCCGTATTCCAGGTTCATTCAAGGAACTTTCGAAACCAAGTTCAATTCGGAGGAATCCGTAAGTATATTCCGTTTTCAGAATGTTAAAGCGGAGAAAGTGCGGGGAATCTATTCCTTATTCGGAAAAATCGCCCCCGGTTCCGGTAAAATTTCGGGGGAGTACGAAATCCTTTTGAACGGAAAAAAGATTTCCGTAAAGGGAAAAAACCGCTTCACGAACGTATCCGGAAAAATTCTTCAGGATCTGCCTTTGGGTTTGAAAATTCCGGATCTTAAAGACGCGGATCTCGTTCATGAGATGGATTTAACATTAGACGAAACCGGTGAGAAGCAGATTCATACCTTCTCGAAAGAGGAAAATCTATTTCGTTTAACATACAACGTGAATGCTAAGAAGCTTGCGACTTGGGAGGTTCTTGCGGATTGGAAAAACATTCGAGAATTAAAATCCGTCTTTCAGTTCCCGGGAGATCTGGAAATTCTCGAAGGGCAATTGAGTCTGAAGGGAAAGTGGGAGGAATCCGGTAATTACGGAGATTGGATCAGGAGCAACGTATCTCTAAATGTTCTCGGTTTTCATTGGAAGGATCCTTTTTTTGACTTACGTTTGGATCGGGCTAGTCTTGATATCACGCCCGGAAATCTTTTGAATTTTAATGCGAAAGGTTCTCTTTTTCAAGAATCGATCGTAACTCGGATTACTGGCAAGACCGGTTGGAAGAAATCCCCAAGAGCCAACGGGGCGTTTTTTTATCCTTTGTACAACGATTGGAAATGGGATCTAGAGTTGGATCGGATTTCAATAAAGGATTTTTTACCGGTTTATCATTTTTGGAGGAATTGGATCCGAACCGATATCAAAACCCGGCAGGAAAAATTGATTCCCGAAATCCGTTGGACAAGAACTCCGTTTTACAAATATTTAATGGAATATTTGACTTTTACCGTGCGTTGGAAATTAAAATCGTTTCGGTTTAAAGAAAAAAATCTCGGAAGAGTAACTTTGGATGGAAGGGTGGTTCCATTCTTTTCCAAACTGGATATGAAAGGTTTTCGAGGTGAGGATCAATTCGTAGAAGCGTTTGCAAACTTCACCTTCGGACAAGACAATCCGTATATGGATCTGAAAGTGAAAGTTACTGAAATGCCTTGGGAAGAACCGATAAACGGCTTTTGCGGGTCTTGGGTTGTTCCCGAAACGATTACTTCGGATACCACGATTCGTCTTTTTGGAGACGATTTTTTAGCGCTCCATAATTCTTTAAATGTGCAGCACAACGTGCGTTTTAATCGTTCCCGTTTTCAAGATAAAAGATCCCTTCCTTTAAATCTTAGAGAACCTTTTGATTTCGGATACGAACACAATCTTCTGCCGACCTTGTCTTATTATAGAAACGTTTTTTGGAAAAACGAAACCGTGGATCTTACCGGTTACGGAGCCGTAGAAAACAATCGGATTCGAATCAGCGCGAATGGGAAGTTGAACGATACTTTTATCAGTAGAAGGTTTAAGGAGGAATCCGGCGAATGCAAACTGGAATCGATCGGAGACAGGTAA